A window of Verrucomicrobiota bacterium contains these coding sequences:
- a CDS encoding bifunctional UDP-3-O-[3-hydroxymyristoyl] N-acetylglucosamine deacetylase/3-hydroxyacyl-ACP dehydratase yields MSKLQKTLARSISLSGLALHTGNKVNLTFHPAAENHGFKFKRTDLTDHPVLDAHVDLVKQVERSTTIADGAIKIHTIEHVLSSLSGMGVDNCLIEMDSNEPPICEGSAREYVRMIKEAGIVEQKAPCNYFTLREPLHIFGKDGSMILAVPDNDFKISCTNANHTGFFTQYMSQTIDPAVYEAEIASARTFVFYEEVQKLMESGLIKGGSLENAVVIRGQSILSKEPLRFPDEFVRHKILDIIGDMSTIGRRLRAHIIAVKPSHGLNVEMARAIYKQFQKYFGITSSDVRKPIMEGALDIGDILKIMPHRYPFLLIDRVIKFEGDNKATGLKQVSINEPYFQGHFPKHPVMPGVLQIEAMAQVASILLLRNPENEGKIGFFMSCDGVKFRKPVVPGDTLIIECEMIRSRGKIGKATATCYVNNEVVSEGTLMFTVVDS; encoded by the coding sequence ATGTCGAAATTGCAAAAAACCCTTGCTAGAAGTATTTCTTTGTCCGGTTTGGCCCTCCATACCGGGAATAAAGTCAATCTCACTTTCCATCCTGCTGCGGAGAACCATGGTTTTAAATTCAAACGGACCGACCTGACTGACCATCCTGTACTCGATGCCCATGTCGATCTGGTCAAACAAGTCGAACGTTCCACAACAATCGCAGACGGTGCCATCAAAATCCATACAATCGAGCACGTCCTCTCCTCCCTATCGGGAATGGGTGTGGATAATTGCCTCATCGAAATGGACTCCAATGAACCCCCCATCTGTGAAGGAAGCGCCCGCGAATATGTCCGGATGATCAAAGAAGCGGGTATCGTAGAGCAAAAGGCACCGTGTAACTATTTCACCCTGCGTGAACCTCTTCATATTTTCGGAAAAGACGGATCCATGATCTTGGCCGTACCTGATAATGACTTTAAAATCTCCTGTACAAACGCTAATCATACCGGGTTTTTCACCCAATACATGAGCCAAACGATCGATCCGGCGGTCTATGAAGCCGAAATCGCTTCCGCCCGCACTTTTGTTTTTTATGAAGAAGTACAGAAACTCATGGAATCCGGCCTGATCAAAGGCGGTAGCCTCGAAAACGCTGTGGTGATCCGGGGCCAATCCATCCTGAGCAAGGAACCCCTGCGTTTTCCTGATGAATTCGTCCGCCATAAAATCTTAGATATCATCGGTGACATGTCCACCATCGGGCGCAGGCTCCGCGCCCATATCATCGCGGTCAAGCCCAGCCACGGTCTCAATGTGGAGATGGCCCGTGCGATCTATAAACAATTCCAGAAATATTTCGGGATCACCAGCAGTGATGTACGCAAACCCATCATGGAAGGGGCCTTGGACATCGGGGACATCCTCAAGATCATGCCCCACCGTTATCCATTCCTCCTCATCGACCGTGTCATCAAATTCGAAGGCGACAATAAAGCCACAGGCCTCAAGCAAGTCAGTATCAATGAACCTTATTTCCAAGGACACTTTCCGAAGCACCCCGTCATGCCTGGAGTCCTCCAGATCGAAGCCATGGCACAGGTCGCTAGTATCCTGCTCCTGAGGAATCCGGAAAATGAAGGCAAAATCGGTTTCTTCATGAGCTGTGATGGGGTGAAATTCCGCAAACCTGTCGTTCCAGGGGATACCTTGATTATTGAATGTGAGATGATTCGTTCACGCGGTAAAATCGGCAAAGCCACAGCCACGTGTTATGTCAATAACGAGGTCGTTTCTGAAGGAACCCTGATGTTCACCGTTGTTGATAGTTAA
- the lpxA gene encoding acyl-ACP--UDP-N-acetylglucosamine O-acyltransferase, with amino-acid sequence MSVEIHPTAIIDPKAVIADGVEIGPYCIIRGEVSIGTGTKLSSHVVIEGPTKIGQRNLFYDFATIGNKSQDLKYTGEPTYCEIGDDNTFREFVTVHRGTAPQEKTIVGSRNLLLANVHIAHNCELGNEIIISNLGSMAGHVIVEDRCVIGGMAAIHQFSRIGTMSMIGGCAKVVQDVPPYMLVDGAPAEVRTPNKIGLERRGVSAESINALKNAYRILFRQRDKTQSEALEMIENQCEQTTEIKHLLSFIRNSKRGICH; translated from the coding sequence ATGTCCGTCGAAATCCACCCCACCGCTATCATTGATCCGAAAGCCGTCATCGCAGACGGTGTAGAGATAGGCCCTTATTGTATCATCCGGGGCGAAGTCTCTATCGGGACAGGAACAAAACTCTCCTCACATGTCGTCATCGAAGGCCCGACCAAGATCGGCCAACGCAATTTATTCTACGACTTTGCGACCATTGGTAATAAATCCCAGGACCTCAAATACACCGGGGAACCTACCTACTGCGAGATCGGGGATGATAATACCTTCCGCGAATTTGTCACCGTACACCGGGGCACTGCACCCCAAGAAAAAACCATCGTCGGCTCGCGCAATTTGCTCTTGGCCAATGTCCATATCGCCCATAATTGCGAGCTCGGCAATGAAATCATCATCTCGAACCTCGGCTCCATGGCAGGACATGTCATTGTCGAAGACCGTTGTGTCATCGGGGGAATGGCCGCCATCCACCAATTTTCCCGGATCGGGACCATGTCCATGATCGGTGGCTGCGCCAAGGTCGTTCAAGACGTCCCCCCCTACATGCTTGTCGACGGGGCTCCTGCGGAAGTCCGCACACCAAATAAAATCGGGTTAGAAAGACGCGGGGTCTCAGCAGAATCGATCAATGCCCTGAAAAATGCCTATCGCATCCTTTTCCGGCAACGGGATAAAACACAAAGTGAAGCTTTGGAAATGATCGAAAATCAATGCGAGCAAACGACTGAAATCAAACACTTGCTTTCTTTTATCAGAAATTCCAAACGCGGTATCTGCCACTAA